In one window of Gossypium hirsutum isolate 1008001.06 chromosome A01, Gossypium_hirsutum_v2.1, whole genome shotgun sequence DNA:
- the LOC107961535 gene encoding uncharacterized protein isoform X1 has protein sequence MRDMGFNKKKEAVVMGLWGALKYDFPLFIALKLFKMLGFFIGLQVRIWKTMWAITMPTKLAAFAWRLCQFILHHLFSNGPHWLEFVSPRISNEDYERLLTILWALWSAKNGNLIPEKDRNEKEDPDLDQAMMSKPTVFPTKNRWIPPPMGLHKVNFDGAFDGDGKKGGIGVIIRDNEGFVWGGAAIKIDDVMERNINEAWAAVKALKVAQEMGYRRIILESDCFWVLNILLMEDVEDGSYVRCIVEEGKRVMGELEECYFHHIEREGNQVANLIARHSVIMSEEDFYWKHDYPNFIHQSIMCDAINL, from the exons ATGAGAGATATGGGTTTCAATAAGAAGAAAGAAGCAGTGGTGATGGGATTATGGGGGGCTTTGAAGTATGATTTTCCTCTCTTTATTGCTCTCAAGCTGTTCAAGATG ttgGGCTTCTTCATAGGACTTCAAGTAAGAATATGGAAAACGATGTGGGCAATCACTATGCCAACCAAACTAGCAGCTTTTGCATGGAGATTATGCCAATTCATTCTACACCACCTTTTCTCAAATGGCCCCCATTGGTTGGAGTTTGTATCACCAAGGATAAGCAACGAAGATTATGAACGGCTACTTACCATCCTATGGGCGTTATGGTCTGCTAAGAATGGCAACTTGATACCGGAAAAGGATCGAAACGAGAAAGAAGATCCGGATTTAGACCAAGCAATGATGTCAAAACCGACCGTGTTCCCGACAAAGAATCGGTGGATTCCACCACCAATGGGTTTACATAAAGTGAACTTTGATGGGGCATTTGATGGTGATGGAAAGAAAGGAGGTATAGGCGTTATAATTAGAGACAATGAAGGTTTCGTTTGGGGAGGTGCGGCCATTAAAATAGATGATGTAATGGAAAGAAACATTAATGAAGCTTGGGCGGCGGTGAAGGCTTTGAAGGTGGCGCAGGAAATGGGGTACCGCCGGATTATTTTAGAAAGCGATTGTTTTTGGGTTTTGAACATTTTGTTAATGGAGGATGTTGAAGATGGGTCATACGTAAGATGTATAGTTGAAGAGGGTAAAAGGGTGATGGGGGAACTTGAAGAATGTTATTTTCATCATATTGAAAGAGAAGGGAACCAAGTGGCTAATTTAATTGCTAGACATAGTGTTATTATGAGTGAAGAGGATTTTTATTGGAAGCATGACTATCCTAATTTTATTCATCAATCTATCATGTGTGATGCTATTAATTTATAA
- the LOC107961535 gene encoding uncharacterized protein isoform X2 — MWAITMPTKLAAFAWRLCQFILHHLFSNGPHWLEFVSPRISNEDYERLLTILWALWSAKNGNLIPEKDRNEKEDPDLDQAMMSKPTVFPTKNRWIPPPMGLHKVNFDGAFDGDGKKGGIGVIIRDNEGFVWGGAAIKIDDVMERNINEAWAAVKALKVAQEMGYRRIILESDCFWVLNILLMEDVEDGSYVRCIVEEGKRVMGELEECYFHHIEREGNQVANLIARHSVIMSEEDFYWKHDYPNFIHQSIMCDAINL, encoded by the coding sequence ATGTGGGCAATCACTATGCCAACCAAACTAGCAGCTTTTGCATGGAGATTATGCCAATTCATTCTACACCACCTTTTCTCAAATGGCCCCCATTGGTTGGAGTTTGTATCACCAAGGATAAGCAACGAAGATTATGAACGGCTACTTACCATCCTATGGGCGTTATGGTCTGCTAAGAATGGCAACTTGATACCGGAAAAGGATCGAAACGAGAAAGAAGATCCGGATTTAGACCAAGCAATGATGTCAAAACCGACCGTGTTCCCGACAAAGAATCGGTGGATTCCACCACCAATGGGTTTACATAAAGTGAACTTTGATGGGGCATTTGATGGTGATGGAAAGAAAGGAGGTATAGGCGTTATAATTAGAGACAATGAAGGTTTCGTTTGGGGAGGTGCGGCCATTAAAATAGATGATGTAATGGAAAGAAACATTAATGAAGCTTGGGCGGCGGTGAAGGCTTTGAAGGTGGCGCAGGAAATGGGGTACCGCCGGATTATTTTAGAAAGCGATTGTTTTTGGGTTTTGAACATTTTGTTAATGGAGGATGTTGAAGATGGGTCATACGTAAGATGTATAGTTGAAGAGGGTAAAAGGGTGATGGGGGAACTTGAAGAATGTTATTTTCATCATATTGAAAGAGAAGGGAACCAAGTGGCTAATTTAATTGCTAGACATAGTGTTATTATGAGTGAAGAGGATTTTTATTGGAAGCATGACTATCCTAATTTTATTCATCAATCTATCATGTGTGATGCTATTAATTTATAA